A genomic region of Vespa crabro chromosome 19, iyVesCrab1.2, whole genome shotgun sequence contains the following coding sequences:
- the LOC124430715 gene encoding PDZ domain-containing protein 2-like: protein MRWFRGHAEAPRLLSLSPLQADEDLDGASYHFHVTSQYRDMSPVRWTRRKSSSSESERNCYNVQTSRVTTERTPNKKEKKKIQEERRRICEKRHPLLDRVKNTRLTFFKDRDSDEDEENEENEENEDDEVSERMQFRSMYELSQRGLTRNEFRRSVCENDLKDITEEERIRAKRKRRSKSQNRLVSQRKSEHQEDRYSFLGIETSTPENVKHSVLPSETYNDNHGGGPRLSRWRKSKEKDLTEEEEEHRNQDDQNQRTKEEGFDSITPSSCLAAKFRAMQDRYLKSSTSKLIAKIYKKDSKECNKDGKDKRRLRSFSYGTLPGLEELRTNPLYEDQDQDDNDSGILDNDSATSSLLDDRCSSGASGLMTSQSSSTNDSPPRLPPRKPSTSIMDADRTARFFSALDIHCVRTDGKACTKDILTFDPNDDSSELIEDSKLENSKGSHLPVIRSKAYITETMVVKLFRDTPDQCLGIFIAKTAETSPGYLVAHVVPNGLADKEGTLKIGDEILIVNGRRLRGLSMAEARKILGNGSGPGEVDIVVSRYSAVDHAKKLKESSVDYENVSIENGHGVIVEDSPRSRFKKRQAKHHRDRKNESGRSIISDKTILSTDNNNGSTTQLQTQSVSNFCTLPRRPRSTVSTFLTVLFEKGPGKKSLGFTIVGGKDSPKGSIGIFIKSVLPSGQAAEDGRLRAGDEILAVNGQVCHDLTHREAVQLFRHIKSGPVALHLCRRIKNREPQATKAKSCADLLLVDT, encoded by the exons ATGCGCTGGTTTCGTGGCCACGCCGAGGCACCGAGACTTTTGAGCTTGAGTCCTCTCCAAGCCGACGAAGACCTTGACGGAGCATCCTACCACTTTCATGTTACGTCTCAGTACAGAG ACATGTCACCGGTGAGATGGACTCGTAGAAAATCATCAAGCTCGGAATCGGAGAGGAATTGTTATAACGTTCAAACGTCTCGCGTTACGACCGAACGCACtccaaataagaaagaaaagaaaaagatacaagAGGAAAGACGAAGGATTTGCGAGAAGAGACATCCTTTGTTGGATCGAGTGAAAAATACGAGGCTTACGTTTTTCAAGGATCGAGATTCCGACGAAGACGAGGAAAACGAGGAGAATGAGGAAAACGAGGACGATGAGGTATCCGAAAGAATGCAATTTCGATCGATGTACGAGCTCAGTCAACGTGGTTTAACGAGGAACGAGTTTCGAAGATCCGTTTGCGAGAATGATTTGAAGGATATAACAGAAGAGGAAAGGATTCGAGCTAAGAGGAAACGTAGATCAAAGTCGCAAAATAGATTGGTCTCTCAACGTAAATCGGAACATCAGGAGgatcgttattcttttttgggTATAGAAACGTCTACTCCTGAAAATGTAAAACATTCGGTGTTACCTAGTGAAActtataatgataatcatgGGGGAGGACCAAGATTGTCTCGTTGGAGGaagagcaaagaaaaagatctgaccgaggaggaagaggagcaTAGAAATCAAGATGATCAAAatcaaagaacgaaagaggaaGGTTTTGATAGTATCACTCCGTCGAGTTGTCTCGCAGCCAAGTTCCGTGCTATGCAGGACAGATATCTCAAGAGTTCAACGAGTAAACTCATAGctaagatttataagaaggATAGTAAAGAATGTAATAAGGATGGTAAGGACAAGAGAAGATTACGTAGCTTTTCTTACGGTACTTTGCCTGGTCTTGAAGAATTAAGAACGAATCCTCTTTACGAGGATCAGGATCAGGATGATAATGATTCCGGTATCTTAGATAATGACTCGGCTACCAGTTCTCTTCTTGATGATAGATGTAGCAGTGGTGCATCAGGCTTGATGACGAGTCAATCTAGTAGTACAAATGATTCACCACCAAGATTACCACCTAGAAAACCTTCGACCTCGATAATGGACGCTGATAGGACAGCACGATTTTTTTCTGCATTGGATATTCATTGTGTTAGAACAGATGGTAAAGCTTGTACAAAGGACATTCTAACGTTTGATCCAAACGATGATTCTTCCGAGCTTATCGAAGATTCTAAATTGGAGAATTCTAAAGGTTCACATTTACCAGTAATCAGAAGTAAAGCTTATATCACCGAAACTATGGTAGTGAAATTGTTCAGAGATACGCCCGATCAATGTTTAGGAATTTTTATAGCTAAAACTGCTGAAACTAGTCCAGGATATTTGGTAGCGCATGTTGTACCCAATGGATTGGCCGATAAAGAAGGAACTTTGAAGATCGGCGATGAGATATTGATTGTCAATGGAAGGAGACTTAGAGGATTGAGCATGGCCGAAGCTAGAAAAATTCTAGGAAATGGAAGTGGCCCAGGTGAAGTTGATATCGTTGTATCCAGATATTCTGCTGTAGATCATGCTAAAAAACTTAAAGAGAGTAGTGTAGATTATGAAAACGTTAGCATAGAAAATGGTCACGGTGTTATAGTCGAGGATTCACCAAGATCTCGTTTTAAAAAACGTCAGGCCAAACATcacagagatagaaaaaatgaatctGGCAGATCTATCATCTCTGATAAAACAATTTTGTCaacggataataacaatggatCCACGACACAATTGCAAACGCAAAGTGTATCGAATTTTTGTACATTACCTAGAAGACCAAGGAGCACAGTTTCAACGTTTTTGACAGTTCTATTTGAAAAGGGTCCGGGAAAGAAATCCTTGGGATTTACCATTGTCGGTGGAAAGGACAGTCCTAAAGGAAGCATCG gCATCTTCATAAAATCGGTTCTACCAAGTGGTCAGGCCGCCGAAGATGGTCGTTTGCGTGCAGGAGACGAGATTTTAGCTGTGAACGGTCAGGTTTGTCACGACTTGACACACAGAGAAGCTGTACAACTCTTTCGCCATATCAAAAGTGGCCCAGTTGCGTTACATTTGTGCAGACGTATTAAAAATCGAGAACCACA AGCAACGAAGGCCAAGTCGTGTGCAGATCTTCTTCTCGTCGATACGTGA